In a single window of the Zea mays cultivar B73 chromosome 5, Zm-B73-REFERENCE-NAM-5.0, whole genome shotgun sequence genome:
- the LOC100383954 gene encoding putative CBL-interacting protein kinase family protein: MDERRTILMDRYEIGRQLGQGNFAKVYFARNLTDGQSVAIKMIDKDKITRVGLIVQIKREISIMRLVKHPNVLQLFEVMASKSKIYFVLEYAKGGELFNKVSKAKLSEDAARRYFHQLVNAVDYCHSRGVYHRDLKPENLLLDENENLRVSDFGLSALSESRRHDGLLHTTCGTPAYVAPEVLGRRGYDGTKADIWSCGVILFVLVAGYLPFHDPNLIEMYRKISRAEYRCPRSFSGELKDLLFRMLDPDPSTRISISRIKRSTWYRKPIEANAAKIKHGTARDTTVRDGEAATASSSIECSNRPEEDQGSSSLPNLNAFDIISLSTGFDLSNLFEERHGRREERFTTRQPVGAVFGRLKELAERLKLKIQKKESGVLKLAAQKEGMKGFLELDAEVFELAPSFLLVELKKASGDTIEYQRLVREEVRPALKDMVWAWQSDRHQQQQQRCEQSVQGEDQQQPLSSLPTQQ; the protein is encoded by the coding sequence ATGGACGAGAGGAGGACTATTTTGATGGACCGTTACGAAATCGGGAGGCAGTTAGGCCAAGGAAACTTCGCCAAGGTATACTTTGCTCGGAACCTGACCGACGGGCAGTCCGTTGCGATAAAGATGATCGATAAGGACAAGATCACGAGGGTTGGGCTAATAGTGCAGATAAAGAGGGAGATCTCTATAATGAGGCTGGTGAAGCATCCGAATGTCCTGCAGCTCTTCGAGGTAATGGCTAGCAAGAGCAAGATCTACTTCGTATTGGAGTACGCTAAAGGCGGCGAGCTGTTCAACAAAGTATCAAAGGCGAAGCTCAGCGAGGATGCCGCGAGGAGGTATTTCCACCAGCTGGTTAATGCCGTGGACTACTGCCACAGCCGAGGCGTCTACCATCGCGACTTGAAGCCGGAAAACCTACTCCTGGACGAGAACGAGAACCTTAGAGTCTCGGACTTCGGTCTGAGCGCCCTGTCTGAATCCAGAAGGCACGACGGCCTCCTACATACCACGTGTGGAACCCCTGCCTATGTTGCTCCTGAAGTGCTTGGTAGGAGAGGCTACGATGGCACCAAGGCGGACATATGGTCCTGCGGAGTGATTCTCTTCGTGCTCGTGGCTGGTTACCTGCCGTTCCACGACCCGAATCTCATCGAGATGTACAGGAAGATCTCCAGAGCTGAATACAGATGCCCTCGCTCCTTCTCCGGTGAGCTGAAGGACCTGCTTTTCAGAATGCTCGATCCAGATCCCAGTACCAGGATATCCATTTCAAGGATCAAGAGAAGCACTTGGTACAGAAAACCTATCGAGGCAAACGCGGCAAAGATCAAGCACGGCACAGCAAGAGACACCACCGTGCGCGACGGTGAAGCCGCCACGGCCTCGAGCTCGATAGAGTGCAGTAACCGGCCAGAGGAAGACCAAGGGTCGTCAAGCCTCCCTAACCTGAACGCATTCGACATCATTTCTCTCTCGACCGGGTTTGACCTATCTAACCTGTTCGAAGAAAGACACGGGCGGAGGGAGGAGAGGTTCACCACCAGGCAGCCAGTGGGAGCGGTGTTTGGTAGGCTGAAGGAGCTGGCTGAGCGGTTGAAGCTGAAAATCCAGAAGAAGGAGAGCGGGGTCTTGAAACTGGCTGCGCAGAAGGAAGGGATGAAGGGGTTCCTGGAGCTCGACGCCGAGGTTTTCGAGCTTGCCCCTTCGTTCCTTCTGGTCGAGCTGAAGAAGGCCAGCGGTGACACCATTGAGTACCAAAGGCTCGTGAGGGAAGAAGTGCGGCCTGCGCTGAAGGATATGGTCTGGGCTTGGCAGAGCGAccggcaccagcagcagcagcagcggtgCGAGCAGTCTGTGCAAGGAGAGGACCAGCAGCAGCCGTTGTCGTCTTTGCCGACGCAGCAGTAG
- the LOC103626647 gene encoding formin-like protein 10, translating to MRGLGFVLLLVAAAALIRPSEVVGAEEEDWELFLLQWRQHNSLPSPLLNGDLVDRIWSICLPDMAGAQEILGNPLQFASDQLLSQPSENALKAMLFLEFLSLLSPEKLSSTYGCIHANYFGLGIPQELSVSLATYLESHQLLLGSNFYARRHLADNSIGDAPSMAPDFAPSMSSGDDVKLPQSVTETPYAPSSSYNNENPNRPHHSKPAQKHRGVPPISLLEKHKDYVRLVLIVVLPTAAFSFIAAFLIFYCCGCNKNKVSVGEQRDDHPLLHMQLANVPGSSPDARVSASHLNKDNRSHSGVSMSRCFSCCFKRSTDATPSSEVIGGTPENNVTSDAPKPMSPPAPPPLPPPIKKAPPPPPGPPRGSKARLAQLSPVESSRSEGSSASEQTSESSEAEVNAPRTKLRPFYWDKVLANPDQSMAWHDIKFGSFHVNEDMIEELFGYSGGSRNNLKDKELPSADPASQHISLLNVKKSCNLAVVLKAMNIRVQDIHDALIEGNELPRVLLETILRMKPTDEEEQNLRLYNGDFSQLGLAEQVMKALIDTPFAFKRVDMLLFMSSLQEDASSLRDSFHQLEAACGELKHRLFLKLLEAVLKTGNRLNDGTFRGGANAFKLDTLLKLSDVKGADGKTTLLHFVVQEIVRSEGVREARLAMENGRSPAHSASDDTSNGSLEEDGDHYSNRGLSIVSGLSSEMDNVKRVAALDAEPLFATVVTLRQELLKSREFLNEIATVEETSGFRRSLESFVEHADNETGFLLKEEKRLRSLVKKTIRYFHGNDSKDDGFRLFVVVRDFLVMLDKACKEVGASQKGTNKSRSSGSGSGNGNGNPTFPSILQEQQFPAVIDGHSDSSHTSN from the exons ATGAGGGGTTTAGGATTCGTGTTGCTGTTGGTGGCAGCTGCAGCATTGATCAGGCCATCAGAAGTAGTAGGGGCAGAGGAGGAGGACTGGGAGCTTTTCTTGTTGCAGTGGAGGCAGCATAATTCTCTTCCATCCCCACTTCTCAATGGGGATCTG GTGGATAGAATATGGTCAATTTGCTTACCAGACATGGCCGGTGCACAGGAAATATTGGGCAATCCACTGCAATTTGCTTCAGATCAGCTATTGAGTCAGCCATCAGAAAATGCTTTGAAGGCAATGCTGTTTCTGGAGTTTCTGTCTCTTCTTTCCCCTGAAAAATTATCCAGTACCTATGGTTGCATCCATGCAAACTACTTCGGTTTGGGCATTCCACAAGAACTCAGTGTTTCACTGGCAACCTACCTTGAGAGCCATCAGCTGTTGCTTGGTTCGAACTTCTATGCGAGACGGCATTTGGCTGACAACTCAATTGGAGATGCTCCTTCCATGGCTCCAGATTTTGCGCCGTCCATGTCCTCTGGCGATGACGTGAAGCTTCCTCAGTCTGTTACAGAAACACCGTATGCACCTTCCAGCTCTTACAACAATGAAAATCCAAACCGACCTCATCACAGTAAACCTGCACAGAAGCATCGGGGAGTACCTCCAATTTCACTTCTGGAGAAGCATAAAGACTATGTTAGATTAGTCTTGATCGTGGTTCTACCAACAGCGGCATTCTCGTTCATTGCTGCTTTTCTAATTTTCTACTGCTGCGGATGCAACAAGAACAAGGTCTCTGTCGGTGAGCAACGAGATGATCATCCTCTTCTTCACATGCAGTTGGCTAATGTACCTG GTTCATCACCCGATGCCCGTGTTTCTGCCAGTCACCTTAACAAGGATAATCGAAGTCATTCTGGAGTCAGCATGAGTCGGTGCTTTTCATGCTGTTTTAAAAGATCCACTGATGCCACACCATCTTCAGAAGTGATTGGAGGAACACCAGAGAATAATGTCACAAGTGATGCTCCTAAACCGATGTCGCCTCCAGCTCCTCCACCTTTGCCACCTCCGATCAAGAAGGCTCCTCCTCCCCCACCTGGACCTCCCAGAGGTTCTAAAGCAAGACTTGCTCAGCTGTCACCTGTTGAGTCAAGTCGTTCTGAAGGATCATCTGCCAGCGAGCAGACCAGCGAATCATCTGAAGCAGAAGTTAATGCTCCAAGAACCAAGCTTCGACCTTTCTATTGGGACAAAGTTCTTGCTAATCCTGATCAGTCAATGGCATGGCATGATATCAAATTCGGTTCTTTTCA TGTGAATGAAGATATGATAGAGGAATTGTTTGGTTATAGTGGTGGAAGCAGAAATAACCTTAAGGATAAGGAACTCCCCTCTGCGGATCCTGCATCTCAGCACATTTCTCTTCTCAATGTTAAGAAATCATGCAACCTGGCAGTTGTTTTAAAGGCAATGAATATCAGGGTACAAGACATTCATGACGCTCTTATTGAAG GGAACGAACTTCCAAGGGTGCTTCTTGAGACAATCTTGAGAATGAAACCAACTGACGAGGAGGAACAGAATCTCAGGCTTTATAACGGGGATTTCTCGCAGCTAGGCCTTGCAGAACAAGTGATGAAGGCATTAATTGACACGCCTTTTGCTTTCAAGAGGGTTGACATGTTGCTTTTCATGTCCTCCTTGCAAGAAGATGCTTCAAGTCTCAGGGATTCGTTCCACCAATTGGAG GCCGCTTGTGGGGAACTGAAGCACCGCCTTTTTCTCAAGTTACTAGAAGCCGTGCTCAAAACTGGAAACCGTTTGAATGATGGAACCTTCCGTGGTGGTGCTAATGCATTCAAGCTTGACACTCTCCTGAAGCTATCAGATGTCAAGGGTGCTGATGGAAAGACCACATTGCTGCACTTTGTTGTGCAGGAGATTGTTCGGTCCGAAGGTGTCCGCGAAGCAAGGCTAGCCATGGAAAACGGAAGAAGTCCAGCTCATAGTGCTTCAGATGACACTTCCAATGGATCTCTTGAAGAGGACGGTGATCACTACTCCAACCGCGGACTTAGCATTGTGTCAGGACTTAGCAGTGAGATGGACAACGTCAAGAGGGTAGCCGCACTGGATGCTGAGCCTCTGTTTGCCACTGTGGTGACCCTCAGACAAGAGTTGCTGAAATCAAGGGAGTTCCTGAATGAAATTGCGACAGTAGAAGAGACGAGTGGATTCAGACGTTCGTTGGAAAGCTTTGTGGAACACGCGGATAATGAGACGGGGTTTTTGTTGAAAGAAGAGAAGAGGTTGAGATCGTTGGTGAAGAAAACAATCCGGTATTTCCATGGAAACGACTCTAAAGACGACGGTTTCCGGTTGTTTGTGGTTGTGAGAGATTTCTTGGTGATGCTAGATAAGGCGTGCAAGGAGGTCGGGGCATCACAGAAGGGTACGAATAAATCACGAAGCAGTGGCAGTGGCAGTGGCAATGGCAATGGCAACCCTACGTTCCCGTCAATCCTACAGGAGCAACAGTTCCCTGCTGTTATTGATGGCCATTCA